One window of Chamaesiphon minutus PCC 6605 genomic DNA carries:
- a CDS encoding four-helix bundle copper-binding protein produces MSRTSDLHMQLCVVCADACDLCATECAKHDHEHCRRCAESCRRCAESCRQMSMAMA; encoded by the coding sequence ATGAGTCGCACTTCCGACTTACATATGCAATTGTGCGTGGTTTGTGCCGATGCTTGCGACCTCTGCGCTACTGAATGTGCCAAGCACGACCACGAGCATTGCCGTCGCTGTGCCGAGTCTTGTCGTCGCTGTGCCGAATCTTGCCGTCAAATGTCGATGGCAATGGCTTAG
- a CDS encoding DUF305 domain-containing protein, translated as MSSSPNSSSQTISDRDFLTMMTAHHNQAIEMANLAPTRAKRPEIKQLAQNIIKDQKSEIQTMATLYKTAYGTEIPSMTMGGGMMGKDGNSMNGMNGMNTLKNAADFDREFLQQMSVHHRMAAQMSQMVLQTTKSPEIRTLAESIVKAQTAEIGQMQKWYQSWYTSNL; from the coding sequence ATGAGTTCATCTCCCAACTCATCTAGTCAAACTATCTCCGATCGAGATTTTCTGACGATGATGACTGCCCATCATAACCAAGCAATTGAGATGGCGAATCTAGCCCCAACTCGTGCGAAGCGTCCTGAAATCAAACAACTGGCTCAAAACATTATCAAAGACCAAAAGAGCGAGATTCAAACAATGGCAACTTTGTATAAAACCGCTTATGGCACAGAAATTCCATCAATGACGATGGGTGGTGGCATGATGGGCAAGGATGGCAATTCGATGAATGGCATGAATGGCATGAATACTCTCAAAAATGCTGCCGATTTCGATCGAGAATTTTTGCAGCAGATGAGTGTCCATCACCGGATGGCAGCCCAAATGAGTCAGATGGTGTTACAGACGACCAAATCACCAGAAATTCGGACATTAGCTGAGTCGATTGTTAAAGCTCAAACCGCCGAGATCGGGCAGATGCAAAAATGGTACCAAAGTTGGTATACATCTAACCTGTAA
- a CDS encoding pyridoxamine 5'-phosphate oxidase family protein: MLDIDEMGQDEIHELLHKLGYGHLGFIHEGKPCVMPMHYYLEDSDIYLFTTVGMKTHDMDADPDICLQVEEIHGSSHWRSVIVMGKAIHVTEQPEIERVMTLVKQRDATLSPAINRTWIDSWGRAEVIAIYRIESGEMSGRTTDGISSR, from the coding sequence ATGTTAGATATCGATGAAATGGGACAAGACGAGATCCATGAATTGCTCCACAAATTAGGCTACGGTCATCTTGGCTTTATCCACGAAGGTAAACCCTGTGTGATGCCAATGCATTATTATCTCGAAGATTCGGACATATATCTATTTACCACTGTCGGTATGAAGACTCATGACATGGACGCAGATCCAGATATTTGCTTACAGGTTGAAGAAATACATGGCTCCTCGCATTGGCGGAGTGTAATCGTGATGGGAAAAGCTATCCACGTCACCGAGCAGCCGGAAATCGAGCGCGTGATGACACTCGTCAAACAGCGCGATGCTACACTTTCTCCCGCAATTAATCGAACTTGGATTGATTCGTGGGGACGTGCGGAAGTAATTGCTATCTACCGAATTGAATCAGGCGAGATGAGCGGACGCACGACTGATGGCATTAGCAGTCGGTGA